The Papaver somniferum cultivar HN1 chromosome 3, ASM357369v1, whole genome shotgun sequence genome includes a region encoding these proteins:
- the LOC113358026 gene encoding guanosine deaminase-like: protein MEEAKVVEAKDGTISVATAFSGYQEAIQDKDHEFVTKAVEEAYKGVDNGDGGPFGAVVVRNNEVVVSCHNMVLKHTDPTAHAEVTAIREACKKLNQIELSDCEIYTSCEPCPMCFGAIHLSRIKRLVYGAKAEAAIAIGFDDFIADALRGTGFYQKASMEIKMADGNGAIAAEQVFEKTKAKFQMY, encoded by the exons ATGGAAGAAGCTAAAG TTGTCGAAGCTAAGGATGGAACTATATCTGTTGCCACTGCATTTTCTGGTTACCAAGAAG CTATACAAGACAAGGACCATGAATTCGTAACAAAAGCAGTTGAAGAAGCATACAAAGGAGTGGATAATGGAGATGGAGGCCCTTTCGGTGCAGTTGTTGTTCGCAATAATGAAGTAGTTGTGAGCTGTCACAACATGGTTTTGAAGCATACTGATCCTACTGCCCATGCTGAGGTGACGGCAATAAGAGAG GCATGCAAGAAGCTCAACCAAATCGAGCTATCTGACTGTGAAATATATACATCTTGCGAGCCTTGTCCAATGTGTTTTGGTGCAATCCACCTTTCACGTATCAAG AGGTTGGTATATGGAGCCAAAGCGGAAGCAGCCATAGCAATTGGATTTGACGACTTCATCGCAGATGCCCTGAGGGGTACTGGCTTCTATCAAAAGGCTAGCATGGAGATCAAGATGGCTGATGGGAATGGTGCCATCGCTGCAGAACAGGTctttgagaaaacaaaagctaagTTCCAAATGTACTGA
- the LOC113360343 gene encoding uncharacterized protein LOC113360343, with product MAPLVLTKKRKLEMMNDNIRTTLDAVTLFYVYFYSYVLRYQSCVLRSNDRFEMTTVRLWVMQDLVYKSDTNCKSQLRLDRRTFRILCHKLSTISGLEDNRNSDVEEMVAVFLYVIAHHHKNRVVGFMFKRSGETISRYVNTVLKGVIDFKGSCLNNQLQWLQVLLMRDGIASSIHVATEDKPRYRTRKSSIATNVLCVCSHNLEVIYVYPGWEDSAADSRVLREAIYKKNGLEVPQGYYYLVDVGYPNSGGFFAPFRGQRYHLKEWGQGRLEPRTAEELFNMKHCRARNVIERVFGLLKMRWAILRSPSWYPVNIHCRFIMACYLIHNLIRREMPMDEFLEEDNYEDGPVNLVSPQESRMIEFVDSSDYWVVQRKELADQMWERWTARRRRRRPEDNVLVDILTELTLDGKWKSDTGFKSGNLKVIEQKLTEKLPTCGLTTTNIDSRIKTLKKHAMAINEMVTIGSGFEFDYINNKLVCEKSLFDDWAKSHTNAKGLYGKAFPHLDALVEIFAEDRANGKGAASLAEDLEEIEKEGEQEKEEENDQQQSNQSESNSGKGRRKRVRSSSFDIVSGESSGDSNGFSLMANSFSKSVTGTLDHFEAVRVSLTQEADVNKRLLRS from the exons ATGGCTCCTCTAGTcttgacaaagaaaagaaaactagaaATGATGAATGATAATATCAGAACAACGTTGGATGCTGTAACTTTATTTTACGTCTACTTTTATTCATATGTTCTGCGTTATCAAAGTTGCGTGTTAAGATCAAATGATCGTTTTGAAATGACTACTGTACGACTGTGGGTGATGCAAGATTTAGTTTACAAAAGCGACACAAATTGTAAATCGCAACTTCGCCTCGATAGACGTACTTTTCGAATACTTTGCCATAAGCTGTCCACAATAAGCGGACTAGAAGATAATAGGAATTCTGATGTTGAAGAAATGGTTGCGGTATTTTTGTATGTAATTGCACATCACCATAAGAATAGAGTTGTAGGGTTTATGTTCAAGCGATCTGGAGAAACCATTAGCAGATATGTAAACACGGTATTGAAAGGAGTTATAGACTTCAAGGGGAGTTGCTTAAACAACCAGTTGCAGTGGCTACAAGTTTTGTTGATGAGAGATGGAATTGCTTCAAG TATCCATGTGGCAACCGAAGACAAGCCTAGGTATCGTACAAGGAAGAGCTCGATTGCAACTAATGTATTATGTGTATGCTCCCATAACTTGGAGGTTATATATGTGTATCCTGGATGGGAAGATTCAGCTGCCGATTCTCGTGTTCTTAGAGAAGcaatatacaaaaagaatggcTTAGAAGTTCCACAAG GTTACTATTACCTTGTCGATGTCGGTTATCCGAATAGTGGAGGATTTTTTGCGCCTTTTAGAGGTCAACGTTATCATTTAAAGGAATGGGGGCAAGGTCGTTTAGAACCAAGGACAGCTGAAGAACtattcaatatgaaacattgtaGGGCTAGGAATGTGATTGAACGCGTTTTTGGATTGTTGAAAATGAGATGGGCAATACTTCGGAGTCCTTCATGGTATCCAGTAAACATACATTGTCGTTTTATCATGGCTTGTTATTTAATCCATAACCTTATTAGGAGAGAAATGCCTATGGATGAATTTCTAGAGGAAGACAATTATGAAGATGGACCAGTTAATTTAGTTTCTCCTCAAGAAAGTCGAATGATAGAATTTGTTGATTCCTCAGATTATTGGGTtgttcagaggaaagagttagcTGATCAAATGTGGGAAAGATGGACTGCACGTAGACGTAGACGTAGAC CTGAAGATAACGTATTGGTTGATATATTGACGGAACTTACGCTCGATGGCAAGTGGAAAAGTGATACCGGATTTAAATCGGGCAACTTGAAAGTTATTGAGCAGAAACTAACTGAGAAACTACCAACTTGTGGGTTAACTACTACCAACATCGATTCTAGAATCAAGACTTTGAAGAAACATGCGATGGCCATCAATGAAATGGTAACTATTGGCAGTGGGTTTGAATTTGATTATATCAACAACAAGCTTGTGTGCGAAAAAAGTTTATTTGATGACTGGGCTAAG TCTCATACAAATGCAAAGGGACTGTATGGGAAAGCATTCCCTCATTTAGATGCATTAGTTGAGATATTTGCTGAAGATAGGGCAAATGGTAAAGGGGCTGCTTCACTTGCTGAAGATCTAGAAgagatcgagaaagaaggcgaacaagaaaaggaagaagaaaatgatcaaCAACAAAGTAATCAGTCCGAGTCAAACAGTGGTAAAGGTAGAAGGAAAAGGGTACGTTCATCATCCTTTGACATTGTATCCGGTGAATCAAGTGGAGATTCAAATGGCTTTAGTTTGATGGCTAATTCGTTTAGCAAATCTGTGACGGGTACACTTGATCACTTTGAAGCGGTTCGTGTGTCCCTTACTCAAGAAGCCGATGTCAATAAACGCTTGTTGAGGAGTTGA